The Nostoc sp. 'Lobaria pulmonaria (5183) cyanobiont' genome window below encodes:
- the trmD gene encoding tRNA (guanosine(37)-N1)-methyltransferase TrmD has product MRFDIVTLFPDCFNSVLNSGLLGKALAKQIAEVHLINPRDFTTDKHRKVDDEPYGGGVGMLMKPEPIFTAVESLPILPRREVILMSPQGQAINQPLLKELVTNYDQLVVICGHYEGVDERVLHLVTREVSLGDFILTGGEIPAMALINGVVRLIPGTVAKTESLTAESFEEGLLDYPQYTRPANFRGLKVPDVLLSGNHAAIARWRYEQQIEKTRDRRPDLLEKLKQGEQGSKGAGSQGENNNF; this is encoded by the coding sequence TTCTGGGCTGCTAGGTAAAGCCTTAGCCAAACAGATTGCCGAAGTGCATCTGATTAATCCACGGGACTTTACCACTGACAAGCACCGAAAAGTAGATGATGAACCTTACGGCGGCGGTGTTGGGATGCTAATGAAGCCAGAACCTATTTTTACCGCTGTAGAGTCGCTGCCGATTCTGCCCCGAAGAGAGGTAATTTTGATGAGTCCACAGGGTCAAGCAATTAATCAACCTCTTTTGAAAGAATTGGTGACAAATTATGACCAGTTAGTAGTTATTTGTGGGCATTACGAAGGAGTGGATGAGAGAGTGCTACATTTGGTAACTCGTGAAGTATCCTTGGGCGATTTTATTCTGACTGGTGGGGAAATTCCAGCAATGGCTTTGATTAATGGTGTAGTGCGGCTAATACCAGGAACCGTAGCCAAAACTGAATCCCTCACAGCAGAAAGTTTTGAGGAAGGGTTATTGGACTATCCCCAATATACTCGTCCTGCCAATTTTCGCGGCTTGAAAGTGCCTGATGTCTTGCTCAGTGGGAATCATGCAGCGATCGCCCGGTGGCGTTACGAACAACAAATTGAAAAAACCCGCGATCGCCGCCCCGATCTCTTGGAGAAATTGAAGCAGGGGGAGCAGGGGAGCAAGGGAGCAGGGTCGCAGGGAGAGAATAATAATTTCTAA
- a CDS encoding ABC transporter substrate-binding protein, with translation MKYPPIFNTIKRFCLPIILTFATALTLTACNPSNFKTAAAQVPQLVISTTADPKTFNYALIQESPNISGFTYEALATQNGITKEIEPALAESWELSPDKLRFVFTLREGLKWSDGKPLTANDVVFSFNDIYMNKRIPTYIQDALKIGSRKTFLKVRKVDDRRVEFILPEPFAPFLRSIAAGVGILPEHALRAAAEAKNSDGKPVFMSTWGTDTDPKKIIVNGPYAIESYSTNQRVTFRRNPYYWRQKDAQGKQLPYIERVIWQIVESPDTALLQFRSGGLDVLEIGPGSFQLLKRQEKRGNFTIKNAGPDSGTSFITFNLNKGSRNGKPVVDPIKSRVFNNVAFRQAVAYAIDRQTMINNTLRGLGEPQDSPISVPSPYYLSPKEGLKTYNYNPEKAKQLLLGAGFKYDDKGQLLDADGNRVRFTMMGVAGNRPTITPKIQQDLGKIGIKVDLQFLDFSIIGEKISNTLDWECWYGAITGGIEPQDGFNVWSVEGNFHVFNQKAQAGQSPTLGWKATDWEQKIEDLYIQGAREFDETKRKAIYAETQQLSQEYLPFIHLFNSLALVAVRNTIENVKYSAIGSYNWNIYELKVVDKEAS, from the coding sequence ATGAAATATCCTCCAATTTTTAACACAATTAAGCGTTTTTGTTTACCAATAATTCTAACCTTTGCAACAGCACTTACACTTACCGCCTGCAATCCATCTAACTTTAAAACTGCGGCTGCACAAGTTCCCCAGTTGGTGATTTCTACTACAGCCGACCCGAAGACTTTTAACTACGCCCTCATTCAAGAATCTCCCAATATTTCTGGTTTCACTTATGAGGCATTAGCCACTCAAAATGGAATAACTAAGGAAATTGAGCCAGCTTTGGCTGAATCTTGGGAACTTTCCCCAGACAAACTGCGGTTTGTCTTTACGTTGCGAGAAGGATTGAAGTGGTCGGATGGTAAGCCATTAACAGCTAATGATGTCGTTTTCTCTTTCAATGACATCTACATGAACAAGCGCATTCCCACTTATATCCAAGATGCTCTCAAAATTGGCAGCCGTAAAACTTTTCTCAAAGTCCGCAAAGTCGATGATCGCCGAGTAGAATTTATTCTGCCAGAACCGTTTGCTCCTTTCTTGCGATCGATTGCAGCAGGGGTAGGAATTCTACCAGAACACGCCTTGCGTGCAGCAGCGGAAGCTAAAAACTCTGACGGTAAGCCTGTGTTTATGTCCACTTGGGGAACCGACACAGACCCGAAAAAAATTATTGTTAATGGCCCTTACGCAATCGAGAGTTATTCAACTAATCAACGCGTAACATTCCGGCGCAACCCTTACTACTGGCGCCAAAAAGATGCACAAGGAAAACAACTGCCATATATTGAGCGTGTAATTTGGCAAATTGTGGAATCACCTGATACAGCTTTGCTGCAATTTCGTTCTGGAGGGTTAGATGTACTAGAAATTGGCCCTGGAAGTTTTCAATTGCTCAAGCGTCAAGAAAAACGGGGTAACTTTACTATTAAAAATGCTGGGCCTGACTCTGGGACAAGTTTTATAACTTTCAATCTCAACAAAGGTAGTCGTAATGGCAAGCCTGTTGTAGATCCGATTAAGTCCCGTGTTTTTAACAACGTTGCTTTTAGACAGGCTGTCGCCTACGCTATTGATCGCCAAACGATGATCAACAACACTTTGCGGGGATTGGGTGAACCACAAGACTCTCCGATTTCTGTTCCCAGTCCCTATTATTTGTCTCCAAAAGAAGGTTTAAAAACATATAATTACAATCCAGAGAAAGCTAAACAACTTTTACTGGGAGCAGGATTCAAATACGATGATAAAGGTCAGCTGTTGGATGCAGATGGCAATCGAGTCCGCTTCACAATGATGGGTGTTGCTGGTAATAGACCCACAATTACACCGAAAATTCAACAGGATCTCGGCAAGATAGGCATTAAAGTTGATTTACAATTCCTTGACTTCAGTATTATTGGAGAAAAAATCTCTAACACTCTAGATTGGGAATGTTGGTATGGAGCCATCACAGGTGGTATTGAGCCGCAAGATGGTTTCAATGTCTGGTCTGTAGAAGGTAACTTTCATGTATTTAATCAGAAAGCTCAAGCCGGACAATCTCCAACACTAGGTTGGAAAGCTACTGATTGGGAGCAGAAAATTGAAGACCTCTACATCCAAGGGGCTAGAGAGTTCGATGAAACAAAACGCAAAGCTATCTATGCAGAAACGCAACAACTCTCACAAGAGTATCTGCCTTTTATTCACCTATTCAATTCCCTGGCTTTAGTAGCCGTGCGTAATACCATTGAGAACGTAAAATACTCAGCAATAGGAAGTTACAATTGGAATATTTATGAACTCAAAGTAGTAGATAAAGAAGCTAGTTAA
- the ispF gene encoding 2-C-methyl-D-erythritol 2,4-cyclodiphosphate synthase, with protein MTKIRIGNGYDIHQLVSDRALILGGIQIPHELGLLGHSDADVLTHAIMDAMLGALSLGDIGHYFPPSDPKWAGADSLVLLTQVHQLIRDQGWQVGNIDSVVVAERPKLKPHIHNMRDKLAAVLELEPNQIGIKATTNEKLGPVGREEGICAYAVVLLLKQEKL; from the coding sequence ATGACTAAAATTCGTATTGGTAATGGCTACGATATTCACCAGCTGGTGAGCGATCGCGCTTTGATTTTAGGTGGAATTCAAATTCCCCATGAACTGGGTTTATTAGGGCACAGTGACGCTGATGTGTTAACACACGCGATTATGGATGCCATGCTTGGGGCATTATCTTTAGGGGATATTGGTCATTATTTTCCCCCTAGCGACCCTAAATGGGCGGGAGCAGATAGTTTAGTACTATTAACTCAAGTACATCAACTGATTCGGGATCAAGGCTGGCAGGTGGGAAATATTGACTCGGTGGTAGTAGCAGAACGTCCAAAATTAAAACCGCATATTCACAACATGCGCGACAAACTAGCAGCTGTTTTAGAATTAGAACCAAATCAAATTGGCATCAAAGCTACCACTAACGAAAAATTAGGTCCTGTTGGACGTGAAGAAGGCATCTGTGCTTATGCTGTTGTCTTGCTTTTGAAACAAGAAAAATTATGA